The genome window CCCACTTTGCATACTGTGTTTTCCTGGCGTTCCGGAATCAGTGCCTTTCAAGAAGATGCCTTAAGCAAGGTCTTAGGAGACGTGCCGGTTTACAATCTGCCGTATTGTGCAACAGAGGGTTATTTTTGTGTTCCGATGAAAGGCGACAGCTTAGGCGGCGCAGTGCACCCCGGAGCGAACATCCTAGAGTTCTTACCCGTTGACAAAGAAGCAACATCTTCTAACCTTGTCTCAGTATGGGACTTAAAAGAAGGTGATAAATATGAGCTGGTGATTACAACCACCATGGGCATGATCCGTTACCGCATGTTCGACATTGTAAAGTGCACCGGTTTCTTCAACGCCTCGCCTATCATTGAATTTGTATGTAAAGCCGCCCATGTTGCTCGTTTGAATCAAAGTAACGTTTACGAAACCAATTTGGCGGAAGCCATCCGACGCTCTGATTTCACCCTAGAACGTAAATGGTTGTTCGGACCCAATGACCAGGGAAATCAACTATGCCTCTACGTTCGTCGCCCCGAGGGTGCAGGCCCAGAGTGGGATGAGACGCCAGAGGTCAAGCAACTGCTCGATGCAGCAACGAAGGTGGACCAAGTTTTATCGGAGTTGAATGATTCTTATGGTGAAGAACGTAGGCTCAAACTTTTACTGAATCCACAGGTTAAGGGTTTACCGTACGACCACGTGGTCTGGACCAAAGATGATATGCTAACCACCAAACCACGGTTGCTTCTAAGTATGGCCCCAGACTTGGCTACCTAAGCTTAGCGCTTGCGCTGTGTATCAACTCGAAACAACTACTTGCCCACCCGGCAGGACGTGGACCTCACCCGTGGCTATTTGTTGAGTTGGTGTGAAGCCAGCTGGCGTCATAGTGGGTTTCTTAAGAACGCCTTACGTAATAAGCATATAGTTAGAGAATATGCCGAACACTTATTCTAGAGAAGGTAATCCACATGACTACATCCCACTTGTTTCGAGCCTCTTCTATAACATACTGCATCCTGCTCATGGCAGCGTGCACCGGCGCAGAGCCCACCACGTCTGCGCCCACCGGTAACAGCACGGATGTAAACGATAACACTGACAACGTCGACTCAGGCCAAGCCGAAGAAACGGTCAAAGCTTTCACCCATAAAATGATGAAAAGCACGGGGGAAAATCCCTTTGCTGCCTTGGCCTATGAATGCCAAGAATGCACCTTCGAACAATGGGAGTCTATTGTGCCCCCGGACGGATGGACAAAGGGGCCGGCTCAGATCGCAGTCTTTTCAGCTGAGGACTCTGGCATGAGGAGTACGCCGTCTGTGGAAGGTCACCCGGACACTGTGGATTTCCTAGACGATATGCCGGGTAACGAATACAAAATAATTGCCAGACCACTCGACGGTGAATTCGTGGAAAGTGGGGCCAATGGTATTGTGGCCAAAGTCCAGGTAAAGCGCGACACCCTCTTGGTTTTCACTCCAGGTATGCGGGTTCATGAGCTCACGAGTCCAGAAGGAGACATTTTCGTTCTCTTTGCTCACCATGTGGACCCGGAAAATATACAAGCAATTGATTTTCAAGAGGCCGATGCTTTGGATTACTTCACGGCACCTACTGGCTGGACCTACTCTACACGCATTTTGGACGAAGAACTCGCTCTAGACGCTGACAACTACGATGGCGTGGTCACGGTCCTGGCGATTCGTGGAGACGTCAACTCAACCTGGGAAAAGCGATAGAAGCCGGCCAAGCACACAAGGTAAGCTTCTTAATATAAATCTCGGCATCAATACCACCCACCCCATTGGGTCACTTTGCGCTCAAAAGCGACTTTCCGTAGGCGTGGTATAATCCATTTTGAAATAGTTCATTTTCATCCCACTTCATTTTCGCGCTAAAGAACGACCGCGCCTGAGGATAGGCCTTTTCAAACTGCTCCTGAGTAGCGTGCAGGCGATAAGGCAGGTAATAGCGCCCGTTGTGCGCAAGCGCCGTATCAATAAGTTTTACGGTGCAGGCCTGCATCTTCTTGTCGGCCACCAACGTTCGTTCATAGTTAAAGAGCATAACCAGCGCAAACATATCTTGGTCTGCATAACGCAGAAAACTTCTTGTGTCTTCATTGACGGAACGAACCGTCACATTCAACAAATCTGTTTCGCAAGATGAAACGATAGCACCTGCACTTTTAATAAAAGAGACAACCTGCCCTGGCGGAATGAAGTATTCATGAAGAATATCTGTGCGCTCAGGATCACGGTTCGCAAAGAGTTCAACAGGTTCATTTTGCAATACGGATCTTGGGTACGTTCCACTGGCCTCACCACCGGCCCACTTCTCAAGGGTCCATCTAATTTTCTTGCCAAAATCACTTTCAACGGACCCGCGGAAAACCGCTCGACCAAGCCGGCCTAGCTTGGGCGGCTCTAACGGTGGAATAGGCTTTGACCAGGGAATAGGGCTGTAACCCGTAAGAAGGACTTCACCGAAAAGGTCACCCGGATCGATGCTTAAACGCCCATACAGCATTTGCACATTATCTTTTTGAGCGAGTCCATTCCATACCTCAACAAACCCATCGAGCTGGGAAGTTTTATGAGTGGACTGGTATACCGCGTTCGGCACCACATTGAGCCAAACATCTAAAATAACACCAAACAACCCGTACCCACCGAGCGCCAAACTGAACAATTCAGAATTTTCAGATGGGCTACAGCGATGAATGGTTCCATCGGCGAGCATCAGGTCAAACTTTACCACTGTGGAGCCCACAGGCCCCTTATCGTGCTGCCAACCATGCGCATTGACACTTAGTGTGCCGCCCACAGAAAAATCATGATTGGTTTGCATAACAGAAACTGCACGGTTGAGCGGATGAAGGTAAGCAATGACGTCTTTCCAGATTGCACCTGCCTGAACCTTGAGGATGTTTGACTCTTCATCAAGCTTCATCCTGTTGAAGCCTGTTGTATCGATATAAATTCCGCCCCGATTTAGGCTTTGGCGACCCATAGAATGCCGCGCACCACCGATAGAAACTGGCCTCTCGGTGGCAACTGATTTCTCAAAAGCATCTCGCAGAAGTCCCTGGGTTGCTTCCAAGTCGGGAGAGAGATGAACAATATCTACTCCCACTGTGATGTTCAGATGGCTCGCATCGTTTAAGGCATCGGGTGGTGGGTTTGCTCTTGGATGTGTATTGTCATTCACAAAGGCAAGAAAGATATGCCCCACCGGCAGGAGGGCTACAACCACGACAGTTCGTAAGAGTATCTTTAAAACTCGCTCGCGCGTAAATGTATTGAAAAACGTCATCTTACCAATCTTGTTGATGATTCAATGAGAGTCGTTACCTGGCTCATTTGTTCTCGGTACATACCCTAATCTTTTGAACTCAGTACAGAGAAATAAGCCTTCTGGACGTTGGATTCTCTTGCGCTTGCATCACATCGGCAGAGTTTGTGAACCTCAATAAAGTTCCGTTGCTATAACCGCTGTGGTGGTAATAGCTCTGACGAAGAACGCTTTAGAAACCCCTATGCATTCATCCGAAGTACTGATAAATGGGGCCATTATGTTGAAATAGCTTGGAAAACTGATGCAATCTACACCTAGGTGAACCTTAACTCATCGGAAGTGTTTACTGTCTCGAGTAAAGATTTTATTCCTAGAGCCGGAACACTGACCTCGCCTAAAAGGCCAACCCAATGAACCAAGAAACCCAAGCTCATCGCACCATGTGTTACGAGTGCTTTCGACCGCAAACACATTGCATCTGTTCACTTATTAAAACCGTAAACAACAAAACCGGAATCTTTATTCTTCAGCATCCCGCAGAACGCAATCACCCTTTTGGAACTGCACGCATCGCCACACTGGCACTTACCAATGTTAAACTTGAAATCGCTTGGCCCGGCTACGCACGCAATGCAAGCCTTGAAAAAAGTATCCCGATGCCAAGCGGCATATTATACCCTTCAGAAAGCGCCGTCGACTTAGCCGATTGTACCCCAGAGCAGCGGCCCAAGAACCTTGTCGTTCTCGACGGGACCTGGAACACTGCGCGAACAATCTACCGAACCTATCCCAATTTAAGAACGCTTCCTCATTATAAACTCACTCCAAAAGTCCAAAGCGGTTATAAAATCCGCAAGGCCCCCAAGGCCGAGCACCGTTCTACCATCGAAGCCATCTGGCAAGCACTCTCGATTCTAGAGCCCCAAAACAACGAGACTATCCACCTCGTCGAAGCCTTCAACCAAATGATCGAGAACCAAATCCAGTTTCAAAAGACCCACCCCGGACGACCAAGACGCCGGGCAAAGGTTAAAGCCAAACGAAAGCCGTTACCCACCGCGTTCACCCATGACTTCAAAAACTTAATCATAGGCTACGGTGAATTTTTTCGTGATCCTCAAACGAAAAGTCCTCTCCAACTTTATTACTGGGCTGCACATAAACCATCTAGTGGCGAAACTTTTTCGATGGGTCTGCGCCCCGAACCAAACCAGGAGGAATATTTTCCCACTGATGAAGAAATTGAGTGGACCGGTTTAAAACCCAACACCGTTCTTCAAGGTAGCTCCCAAAATGAATTCAGAGATGCCTGGCGCAATTTTGCTGGCGACGATTATATTTTGGGCACTTGGAATGAAACCACCCGAAGACTCTTCGAGAAGATATGCCCACCCATGCAGCCCGGCCTCCAACTCAAGAGCATTTATTACAACGTTCGAGGAAGCCCTCGTGACCCGGTTCCTGAAATCACGGACTATAAAGATATTGAAGCATCTTTACTAAGCGTGGGAGGACGGGCTCAACACCGACTCAGCCAAGGCGTGGCCGTCAGTCTCTGGCTGCAGCAAGTGGCCTTAAAAAGAAACTTCATTCAAATACCTCAACCGAATGCTTAGATAACACATGTACCAAACACCTAGCGCCTGAATCCATGCCCACTTGCTCTCCGCTTGCCGAAAACATGGAAGAACCCAAGACAGCAAATATATTGTGATAGTATCATCAAGAACCAGCCCAATGTAGAAGGCTATGCGTTGCACACCGATCAATATCTATTTTGAGAGTACCAACTTGTGCTATGTCATCAACGAGATAAAGAAAGGTCAATGTGACTGAATTGGTTCGAGAGCACGATACG of Deltaproteobacteria bacterium contains these proteins:
- a CDS encoding FAD-binding oxidoreductase: MTFFNTFTRERVLKILLRTVVVVALLPVGHIFLAFVNDNTHPRANPPPDALNDASHLNITVGVDIVHLSPDLEATQGLLRDAFEKSVATERPVSIGGARHSMGRQSLNRGGIYIDTTGFNRMKLDEESNILKVQAGAIWKDVIAYLHPLNRAVSVMQTNHDFSVGGTLSVNAHGWQHDKGPVGSTVVKFDLMLADGTIHRCSPSENSELFSLALGGYGLFGVILDVWLNVVPNAVYQSTHKTSQLDGFVEVWNGLAQKDNVQMLYGRLSIDPGDLFGEVLLTGYSPIPWSKPIPPLEPPKLGRLGRAVFRGSVESDFGKKIRWTLEKWAGGEASGTYPRSVLQNEPVELFANRDPERTDILHEYFIPPGQVVSFIKSAGAIVSSCETDLLNVTVRSVNEDTRSFLRYADQDMFALVMLFNYERTLVADKKMQACTVKLIDTALAHNGRYYLPYRLHATQEQFEKAYPQARSFFSAKMKWDENELFQNGLYHAYGKSLLSAK
- a CDS encoding DTW domain-containing protein; protein product: MNQETQAHRTMCYECFRPQTHCICSLIKTVNNKTGIFILQHPAERNHPFGTARIATLALTNVKLEIAWPGYARNASLEKSIPMPSGILYPSESAVDLADCTPEQRPKNLVVLDGTWNTARTIYRTYPNLRTLPHYKLTPKVQSGYKIRKAPKAEHRSTIEAIWQALSILEPQNNETIHLVEAFNQMIENQIQFQKTHPGRPRRRAKVKAKRKPLPTAFTHDFKNLIIGYGEFFRDPQTKSPLQLYYWAAHKPSSGETFSMGLRPEPNQEEYFPTDEEIEWTGLKPNTVLQGSSQNEFRDAWRNFAGDDYILGTWNETTRRLFEKICPPMQPGLQLKSIYYNVRGSPRDPVPEITDYKDIEASLLSVGGRAQHRLSQGVAVSLWLQQVALKRNFIQIPQPNA